The Solea senegalensis isolate Sse05_10M linkage group LG9, IFAPA_SoseM_1, whole genome shotgun sequence genome has a segment encoding these proteins:
- the LOC122775064 gene encoding dendritic cell-specific transmembrane protein, whose amino-acid sequence MLTSWVRVKQSLEDVGSLAVDVFTTGKRDGSQRAIILLLTCSFSSLLVSTLLLLYLLYTLDYDMAVAGGIAGCFGTILTIALFLSKRVRCLGTLFMISIFMKKSRTLLLTAGTSLVVVKNIRNTLENLTGLLRSMICNLKAKKAAIAAPFSNYVKMLKWIGNMLKGITDLGVVNLDPQLKVSPRLESEKFQEKLGEAEQRLNETVKYVQSLVNTVSSVTDRMFPAISFLLLMLFIALHIKKYCSDMKYQNRFISSRFIHFDEKQKAEGKPHILPLTQDEREMFIALTSICPTARERKAVLKFGVSVVLHFVAWLIFITVDALLYCFVDIVTTKLSELEPFHVPLLMSIKGVATLIGITFNEEMHQKDFSYSVTLFEKKCLPKPKLLLYESIFPLAVILLILLIMALMAAKVVQLRLVVCERFFSTAAEERVEYLHAKILRKRLKRRNEENNCSLRSLIAKLHFWFPLLFRPKQVSVSQTNRHQMAKVVLP is encoded by the exons ATGCTAACCTCATGGGTTAGAGTAAAACAGAGTCTAGAAGATGTAGGTTCTCTGGCTGTGGATGTTTTTACAACTGGTAAAAGGGATGGCTCGCAAAGAGctatcatcctcctcctcacttgtAGCTTCTCAAGCCTGCTGGTCAGCACGCTGCTCCTCCTGTACCTTCTCTACACTCTGGACTATGACATGGCAGTGGCCGGAGGGATCGCTGGCTGCTTTGGGACAATACTTACCATCGCTCTCTTCTTATCAAAGAGAGTAAGATGCTTAGGGACTCTCTTCATGATCTCTATTTTCATGAAGAAGAGTCGGACCTTGCTGCTCACTGCGGGAACCAGTTTGGTTGTGGTGAAAAATATCCGCAACACCTTGGAGAACCTTACGGGCCTTCTCAGAAGTATGATATGCAACCTCAAGGCCAAGAAAGCAGCCATCGCCGCTCCATTCAGTAACTATGTGAAGATGTTGAAGTGGATAGGAAACATGCTCAAAGGGATTACAGACCTGGGAGTAGTGAACCTTGACCCCCAGCTCAAGGTTTCGCCGAGACTGGAATCAGAAAAATTCCAGGAGAAACTTGGTGAAGCGGAGCAGAGGCTGAATGAGACGGTGAAATATGTCCAGTCCCTCGTGAATACGGTCTCCTCTGTGACCGACAGGATGTTCCCCGCTATCAGCTTCCTTCTGCTCATGCTGTTCATTGCCTTGCACATAAAGAAATACTGCAGTGACATGAAATACCAAAACAGGTTCATCAGCAGCAGATTTATTCACTTTGACGAGAAGCAGAAGGCCGAAGGAAAGCCCCACATCCTTCCCCTCACTCAAGACGAGAGGGAGATGTTCATTGCGCTCACTTCCATCTGTCCCACTGCCAGAGAGAGGAAAGCTGTACTTAAGTTTGGTGTTTCAGTTGTACTTCATTTTGTGGCTTGGCTCATATTTATAACTGTGGATGccttgttgtattgttttgtggaTATTGTGACAACAAAGTTGTCAGAGCTGGAACCGTTCCATGTCCCCCTGTTAATGAGCATCAAA GGCGTTGCCACTTTAATTGGAATCACATTTAACGAGGAAATGCACCAAAAAGACTTTTCCTACTCCGTGACCTTGTTCGAAAAGAAGTGCCTTCCTAAACCCAAGCTGCTGCTCTATGAATCCATATTTCCACTGGCTGTCATCCTGCTCATCCTGCTCATTATGGCCCTGATGGCTGCCAAAGTGGTTCAGCTCAGACTGGTGGTCTGCGAGCGGTTCTTCTCTactgctgcagaggagagagtggagtATTTGCACGCCAAAATCCTACGGAAGAGATTGAAAAGGAGGAACGAGGAAAACAACTGCAGCCTCAGATCACTAATTGCAAAG CTACATTTCTGGTTCCCGCTGCTCTTTCGACCAAAACAagtatcagtcagtcagaccAACAGGCACCAAATGGCAAAAGTTGTCCTGCCATGA